One window of the Rhizobiaceae bacterium genome contains the following:
- a CDS encoding SDR family oxidoreductase, translating to MAAGVGSRPRALVTGAAGGLGREIAVQLAARGCALAICDINAEGLTGTAKLLSEHGAEVEQIASDLTAKGAPEAAVDRVVVRWGGIDILVNNAGYGVIEPFLDATYEAWTRTLALNVTALAIACKAAGRIMRDQRSGRIVNITSPGSRMALPDYTAYTASKAGVDSITRAAAVALAPYGVLVNSLAPGMMDTEMQRSTEADLARVNGRSDLQAFLDERTKRVPLGRRAEIAEIAQAVVWLCLDAPPYMTAERLNMSGGLDKD from the coding sequence TTGGCTGCAGGTGTCGGAAGTCGGCCGCGCGCTCTTGTGACGGGGGCCGCGGGCGGACTGGGCCGTGAGATCGCGGTTCAGCTTGCCGCGCGAGGCTGCGCCTTGGCGATCTGCGACATCAATGCAGAAGGGCTCACCGGCACTGCGAAGCTTCTATCGGAGCATGGCGCGGAGGTCGAGCAGATCGCGTCCGACCTCACGGCGAAGGGCGCGCCGGAGGCGGCGGTCGACCGCGTCGTCGTCCGCTGGGGCGGTATCGACATACTGGTCAACAATGCCGGCTACGGCGTCATCGAGCCATTCCTCGACGCGACCTACGAGGCCTGGACGCGAACGCTGGCGCTTAACGTCACGGCGCTCGCCATAGCCTGCAAGGCAGCGGGCCGCATCATGCGCGACCAGCGCTCCGGCCGCATCGTCAACATCACCTCGCCTGGGTCCCGCATGGCGCTCCCGGATTACACCGCCTACACGGCGAGCAAGGCGGGCGTCGATTCCATCACCCGCGCAGCCGCCGTGGCGCTCGCGCCATACGGCGTTCTCGTGAACAGCCTCGCCCCGGGCATGATGGATACGGAAATGCAGCGCTCGACCGAGGCCGATCTGGCGCGGGTCAACGGCCGTAGCGATCTGCAGGCGTTTCTGGATGAGCGCACCAAACGCGTCCCGCTCGGCCGCCGCGCCGAGATTGCCGAGATCGCGCAGGCCGTCGTATGGCTCTGCCTCGACGCGCCGCCCTACATGACCGCCGAACGGCTCAACATGTCCGGCGGGCTCGACAAGGACTGA
- a CDS encoding SH3 domain-containing protein — translation MRRGLYSIVAGALLIGSAGHAGAQDADATAGGATDFASVIGISKGDLLNIRAAASPTGMVIARIPNGTLVKVVGCGAAGRNLWCSVEDANDPAAKGWTPARYLSGYEDKASEVAAGGQAPSVDELSIMSGNATFAANPAKARADARAKGVVASFYSEPLPPPEAAVPGAEAAGASGAEVETSKRDIIGGPAVAPLIALPVVPGEGSDLAPAKAETDLPQPEAPQTAAVSDVPPAGEGDAQPLLEAEAKPAGQASGSDDSVAASPGATQGYTVLEPKKVTVSKIESEAAAPEAAAAPQPSAAQIDEVPPVNVPAPAAAPEQTAPAGTTQSASRESGDTPLAAASEVPADTAAEEEPLEDKSAFRSIADALLGLVGGEDEPAEETVSLAPAADEADAVPGIVEAPDVVAATTGSTSEIGGEIPCARYLGQPMAMCRASVVREGAQTAAVTVSWPDGGRRVIRFRDGRMEGSDSAQPFRAVREADLNMIRIGKTERFEIPDALAFGG, via the coding sequence ATGCGCAGAGGTCTTTATTCGATCGTGGCGGGGGCGCTGCTGATCGGATCGGCGGGACATGCGGGGGCACAGGACGCCGACGCGACGGCCGGCGGCGCTACCGATTTCGCATCCGTCATAGGCATATCCAAGGGCGATCTCCTCAATATTCGCGCCGCCGCTTCGCCCACCGGCATGGTGATCGCCCGGATTCCCAACGGCACGCTGGTAAAGGTCGTCGGCTGCGGAGCGGCGGGCAGAAATCTGTGGTGCAGCGTCGAGGATGCCAACGATCCTGCGGCGAAAGGCTGGACGCCCGCCCGCTATCTCTCCGGTTACGAGGACAAGGCATCCGAGGTCGCCGCGGGAGGACAGGCGCCGTCTGTGGATGAATTGTCCATCATGTCGGGCAATGCGACTTTTGCGGCAAATCCCGCGAAAGCACGGGCTGACGCGCGCGCGAAGGGCGTTGTAGCGTCCTTCTACTCCGAACCCCTGCCGCCGCCCGAAGCCGCCGTCCCGGGCGCGGAGGCCGCCGGGGCATCAGGCGCGGAAGTGGAGACAAGCAAGCGTGACATTATCGGCGGACCAGCCGTCGCTCCGCTGATCGCGCTGCCGGTCGTTCCGGGAGAGGGGTCCGATCTCGCGCCTGCGAAAGCCGAGACTGATTTGCCGCAGCCCGAGGCGCCACAGACTGCGGCCGTGTCGGATGTTCCGCCGGCAGGCGAGGGCGATGCTCAGCCCCTGCTGGAGGCAGAGGCAAAGCCGGCCGGCCAGGCGTCCGGCAGCGATGACAGTGTTGCCGCCAGTCCCGGCGCGACGCAGGGGTACACCGTGCTGGAACCGAAAAAGGTGACCGTCAGCAAGATCGAGTCAGAGGCTGCGGCGCCAGAGGCCGCTGCGGCGCCGCAACCGTCAGCAGCCCAAATCGACGAGGTTCCGCCGGTGAATGTGCCGGCTCCGGCCGCCGCTCCGGAACAGACTGCACCGGCGGGGACGACACAAAGCGCGTCCCGGGAGTCCGGAGATACTCCGCTCGCTGCTGCGTCCGAGGTGCCCGCGGACACCGCTGCTGAAGAGGAGCCTCTGGAAGACAAGTCGGCTTTCCGGTCTATCGCCGACGCGCTTCTGGGCCTTGTCGGAGGTGAGGACGAACCGGCGGAAGAGACCGTCAGCCTTGCTCCGGCGGCCGACGAAGCCGACGCCGTGCCGGGCATTGTCGAGGCGCCTGATGTCGTCGCTGCGACGACCGGAAGCACCAGCGAGATCGGCGGCGAGATTCCGTGCGCCCGCTATCTCGGCCAGCCCATGGCCATGTGCCGTGCATCGGTGGTTCGCGAGGGGGCGCAGACTGCCGCCGTTACCGTTTCATGGCCCGACGGGGGCCGTCGCGTCATCCGCTTCCGGGATGGCCGGATGGAAGGGTCTGACTCCGCACAACCTTTCAGGGCGGTCCGGGAAGCAGACCTGAACATGATCCGCATCGGCAAGACCGAGCGTTTCGAGATACCGGACGCGCTGGCTTTCGGCGGTTGA
- a CDS encoding ABC transporter permease, which translates to MSGFVARNRLILLAYAGVAVLLLITALFSPGFLAPSNLRSTLVLAAFVGIVAFGQTFVIIGGGIDLSIPWVLNCAALLLTLMAGGQDVALIWVIPLLLAGGAAIGFVNGAGVALFGVPPIIMTLAVNVILQGLILVYTGGSPTPSTPALIKYLAVGRVGPIPVIVLIWAALALLATVLLSKSTFGRHVYALGTSATVAEFSGVPTARTTILTYMISGVTAALAGILLTGYSGVAYLGMGDAYLFTSVAAVAIGGASILGGSGHYLGTVAGALVLTILTGLLPALNLSNGALLVVYGAVILVTVSISSETWGELFRHLRASARSRQGETSG; encoded by the coding sequence ATGAGCGGCTTCGTCGCGCGCAACCGTCTGATCCTGCTTGCTTATGCCGGCGTCGCCGTGCTGCTTCTGATCACGGCGCTTTTCTCCCCCGGCTTCCTCGCGCCGTCGAACCTGCGCTCCACGCTGGTTCTGGCAGCCTTCGTCGGGATCGTCGCCTTCGGCCAGACCTTCGTCATCATCGGCGGCGGCATCGACCTGTCGATCCCCTGGGTGCTGAACTGCGCAGCGTTGCTGTTGACCCTGATGGCGGGCGGGCAGGACGTCGCATTGATATGGGTGATCCCATTGTTGCTCGCCGGGGGCGCCGCAATCGGCTTCGTCAACGGCGCGGGCGTTGCGCTGTTCGGCGTGCCGCCGATCATCATGACGCTGGCCGTCAACGTCATCCTGCAAGGCCTGATCCTCGTCTACACAGGCGGCTCGCCGACGCCATCGACGCCGGCGCTCATCAAATATCTCGCCGTGGGCCGCGTCGGCCCGATCCCGGTGATCGTGCTCATCTGGGCGGCGCTTGCCTTGCTGGCGACCGTTCTCCTGTCGAAGTCCACCTTCGGCCGCCATGTCTATGCGCTCGGCACCAGCGCCACCGTAGCCGAATTCTCCGGCGTGCCGACGGCGCGCACGACCATCCTCACCTACATGATCTCCGGAGTCACGGCGGCGCTCGCGGGCATCCTGCTCACCGGCTATTCCGGCGTGGCCTATCTCGGCATGGGCGACGCCTATCTCTTCACGTCGGTGGCAGCGGTGGCCATCGGCGGGGCATCCATCCTCGGCGGCAGCGGCCACTATCTCGGAACAGTGGCCGGCGCATTGGTGCTGACGATCCTGACAGGGCTGCTGCCCGCGCTCAACCTCTCCAACGGAGCCCTGCTGGTCGTCTACGGCGCCGTCATCCTCGTCACCGTCTCGATCTCCAGCGAAACCTGGGGCGAGCTTTTCAGACATTTGCGCGCATCCGCACGATCCAGACAGGGAGAAACCAGTGGTTGA
- a CDS encoding substrate-binding domain-containing protein codes for MRLKRLAYGLAALGVAVAGLAGLAQAQDKKPYVIYLSNNFVGNDWRQQMQRVAEVSVKKGPLAGRVDLRIENVENTVQAQINSLNNIIRQKPDAILVDAASDSALNPTLKKACDDGIVVISFDQTVTEPCAYAVASDWNRIPEVMAEWMAKQLGGKGNVIIDRGLAGAPISAQLQGGYEKVLANYPDIKVVGQYNGDYALGPEQSGVAALLAANPQVDGILTQGYGSGAIQALKDAGRPIVPVVGFSYNVSAVTCAQTEGAKCILGSNPAYLSSEAIKLAVEILDTGKKPEQREIQVKGDFVTTDPFESELYPGTKMIKIAIGENAFPDQAPGLTLPITPDWVDITAAEAAGTN; via the coding sequence ATGCGATTGAAACGTCTCGCATACGGACTCGCCGCGCTCGGCGTCGCCGTCGCGGGCTTGGCCGGGCTCGCGCAGGCCCAGGACAAGAAGCCGTATGTCATATACCTGTCCAACAATTTCGTCGGCAATGACTGGCGCCAGCAGATGCAGCGGGTGGCCGAAGTTTCGGTCAAGAAGGGCCCGCTCGCCGGACGCGTCGACCTGCGCATCGAAAATGTCGAGAACACCGTCCAGGCCCAGATCAACTCGCTCAACAACATCATCAGGCAGAAGCCTGACGCCATTCTCGTCGACGCCGCCTCCGATTCGGCGCTCAACCCGACGCTGAAAAAGGCTTGCGACGACGGCATCGTCGTCATCAGCTTCGACCAGACGGTCACCGAGCCCTGCGCCTATGCGGTCGCATCCGACTGGAACCGCATCCCCGAGGTGATGGCCGAATGGATGGCCAAGCAGCTCGGCGGCAAGGGCAACGTGATCATCGACCGCGGCCTCGCGGGCGCGCCGATCTCGGCGCAACTGCAGGGCGGCTACGAGAAGGTGCTGGCAAACTACCCCGACATTAAGGTTGTCGGCCAGTACAATGGCGACTATGCGCTCGGGCCGGAACAGTCCGGCGTGGCCGCTTTGCTCGCGGCCAATCCGCAGGTGGACGGCATCCTGACGCAGGGCTACGGCTCCGGCGCCATCCAGGCGCTGAAGGACGCAGGCCGCCCGATCGTCCCGGTGGTCGGCTTCTCCTACAACGTCTCGGCGGTGACCTGTGCCCAGACCGAAGGAGCGAAGTGCATTCTCGGCTCCAATCCGGCCTATCTTTCCTCCGAGGCGATCAAGCTCGCGGTCGAAATACTCGACACCGGCAAGAAGCCGGAACAGCGCGAGATTCAGGTGAAGGGCGACTTCGTCACCACCGACCCGTTCGAGTCGGAGCTCTATCCGGGCACGAAGATGATCAAGATCGCCATCGGCGAGAACGCCTTCCCGGACCAGGCGCCCGGCCTTACCCTGCCGATAACGCCGGACTGGGTGGACATCACGGCGGCCGAAGCCGCCGGCACGAACTGA
- a CDS encoding GntR family transcriptional regulator: MLQTHSLLDLFPRRTLGREGGPLYRQLADILRRPIVEGVLPAGEELPKEASIAEHFGVSLITVRHALRDLEGDGLIRKRSAKPAIVMPRGADGGPTWHMANFTDIAAYAKDASLKLLSYRREGSPLIQQYLGGRKGETGYCLRSVLLAGDEKKAYINTYFPTEIGERLHRRDFTDVLIFETVQRKLGLRLAVAHMTVRAEIADEEAAEILDVEPGSALLTVAMLYQAADGRYVELSVARHPADRFAITYDAPNDLE, from the coding sequence ATGCTCCAGACACATTCGCTGCTCGACCTGTTCCCGCGCCGGACACTCGGCCGCGAGGGAGGCCCGCTCTACCGGCAACTGGCCGACATATTGCGGCGACCGATCGTCGAGGGCGTCCTTCCCGCAGGCGAGGAACTGCCCAAGGAAGCGAGCATCGCCGAGCATTTCGGCGTCAGCCTGATCACCGTCCGTCACGCATTGCGCGATCTCGAAGGCGACGGGCTCATCCGCAAACGCTCGGCGAAGCCGGCAATCGTGATGCCGCGCGGTGCGGACGGCGGACCGACCTGGCACATGGCGAACTTCACCGACATCGCGGCCTACGCCAAGGACGCCTCGCTGAAGCTGCTTTCATATCGCCGCGAGGGATCGCCGCTCATCCAGCAATATCTGGGCGGACGCAAAGGGGAAACCGGCTACTGCCTGCGCTCCGTTCTGCTCGCGGGCGACGAGAAGAAGGCCTACATCAACACCTACTTTCCGACCGAGATCGGCGAGCGCCTGCATCGGCGCGATTTCACCGACGTGCTGATCTTCGAGACCGTACAGCGGAAGCTTGGACTGCGGCTCGCCGTGGCGCATATGACAGTGCGAGCCGAGATCGCCGACGAAGAAGCCGCCGAAATTCTCGACGTGGAACCGGGCAGCGCGCTCCTCACCGTCGCCATGCTCTATCAGGCGGCCGACGGACGCTATGTGGAGCTTTCGGTCGCCCGGCATCCGGCGGACCGATTCGCCATCACCTACGATGCGCCGAACGATCTGGAATAG
- a CDS encoding sugar ABC transporter ATP-binding protein has translation MDLIDVKGLSKRFGGIVALSEATFSARAGEVHALLGENGAGKSTFIQILSGALRYDTGTIHVDGKDFRPNNPDAAQALGIAAVFQELSLIPDLTVEENIWFRHEPLTLIGTTNRKRMRANTLALFERYRFPAIRPDRELRHLTLAERQIVEIAKALAKDPRILILDEATSALPALEAEWLLKLSRQIAEEGRLAIFISHRMGEVRAVADRLTIFRNGRTVAAHDANAVSDDQIVTEMIGRQLDRLYPVRVPTRTERLALEVDALSSGRRLRDATFSLHEGEVLGVGGLQGHGQRELFQALFGAAPSNGAIKLWEKPAALANPRRALTGRDGIALVPEDRRGQGLLLSKSVRENLTLSVIRRFSKGGLLDRDREAALVREMVDFLRIKASTPEQAVGTLSGGNQQKVVFGKMLLTEARVLLLYDPTRGVDVGTKGEIFQLIRDLAAKGYAILFYSSDLPELVHVADRVLVLREGRIASTLSGDAITEEAILSAAVLDRAA, from the coding sequence ATGGACCTGATCGACGTCAAAGGCCTGAGCAAGCGGTTCGGCGGCATCGTCGCGCTGAGCGAGGCGACGTTTTCGGCTCGTGCCGGCGAAGTGCATGCGCTGCTCGGCGAGAACGGCGCCGGCAAGAGCACGTTCATCCAGATTCTGTCCGGCGCTCTGCGCTATGATACGGGAACGATTCACGTCGACGGCAAGGACTTTCGTCCGAACAATCCGGATGCCGCGCAGGCGCTGGGCATCGCGGCCGTATTCCAGGAGCTCTCGCTCATCCCCGACCTGACGGTCGAGGAGAACATCTGGTTCCGGCATGAGCCGCTGACCCTTATCGGCACCACCAACCGCAAGCGCATGCGCGCCAATACGCTCGCATTGTTCGAACGCTACCGGTTCCCGGCAATCCGGCCCGATCGCGAGTTGCGGCACCTGACGCTGGCCGAAAGGCAGATCGTGGAGATCGCCAAAGCGCTCGCGAAGGACCCGCGCATTCTGATCCTCGACGAGGCGACGTCCGCCCTCCCCGCGCTCGAGGCCGAATGGCTGCTGAAACTCAGCCGCCAGATCGCCGAGGAAGGCCGGCTGGCGATCTTCATTTCACACCGCATGGGCGAAGTTCGCGCTGTCGCCGACCGCCTGACGATTTTCCGCAACGGCCGCACCGTCGCGGCTCATGACGCCAATGCCGTCTCCGACGACCAGATCGTGACCGAAATGATCGGACGCCAGCTCGACAGGCTCTATCCCGTCCGCGTGCCGACCCGCACCGAGCGGCTCGCGCTCGAGGTCGACGCACTGTCGAGCGGGCGGCGGCTGCGCGATGCGACGTTCTCGCTGCATGAGGGCGAAGTGCTGGGCGTCGGGGGATTGCAAGGGCATGGCCAGCGCGAGCTTTTCCAGGCGTTGTTCGGCGCGGCGCCGTCGAACGGCGCGATCAAACTCTGGGAAAAACCGGCAGCGCTCGCCAATCCGCGGCGCGCGCTGACCGGCCGGGACGGTATCGCGCTGGTGCCGGAAGACAGGCGCGGCCAGGGGTTGCTGCTGTCCAAGAGCGTGCGCGAGAATTTGACGCTCTCCGTCATCCGCCGCTTTTCGAAGGGCGGCCTGCTCGACAGGGATCGTGAAGCGGCTCTGGTGCGGGAGATGGTCGATTTCCTGCGCATCAAGGCGAGCACGCCGGAGCAAGCGGTCGGAACGCTTTCGGGCGGCAACCAGCAGAAGGTCGTTTTCGGCAAGATGCTGCTGACGGAAGCCCGCGTCCTCCTGCTCTACGATCCGACGCGCGGCGTCGACGTCGGCACGAAGGGCGAAATCTTTCAGCTCATCCGGGACCTCGCCGCCAAGGGTTACGCGATCCTCTTCTATTCGAGCGACCTGCCGGAACTGGTGCATGTCGCAGACAGGGTGCTGGTGCTGCGCGAAGGCAGGATTGCCTCCACGCTCTCCGGCGATGCAATCACCGAGGAGGCCATCCTGAGCGCCGCGGTTCTGGACAGGGCGGCGTGA
- a CDS encoding ABC transporter permease, with the protein MRNRTAASLMLAAPLFAFLLVFYFYPIASFLLRSVNTAEITDTIPATTAALADWNGENLPDEAVYAALVTDLNASAQSAAILGRRLNALDPGMRTVVRKATAAARELAAATPAEMKAGLIEADAKWGSHATWSLIRHETRIATVTFLLSAVDVQREDGGLEFRTGGEALFLPIFLRTLAISLTVTLICVVVGYPVAWVIAMASPRTAGWLMLMVLVPFWLSILARTAAWIIVLQGNGPVNSFLMSIGLTDGPLQLVYNRFGVVLVMVHVMLPFLVLPLTNSIRAIPKAYFQAAANLGAPPVRAFVHVIFPLTVPGMWAGGFIVFILSIGYYITPALVGGPNDQMISSFIAFYTNQSINWSLASALSAWLLGGMLVLVMLSQRVVAPMIRRVT; encoded by the coding sequence ATGAGAAACAGGACGGCGGCCAGCCTTATGCTTGCCGCGCCGCTCTTTGCATTTCTGCTTGTTTTCTACTTCTATCCCATCGCCTCGTTCCTGTTGCGGAGCGTCAACACCGCCGAAATCACCGATACCATCCCGGCCACGACGGCGGCGCTCGCCGACTGGAACGGGGAGAACCTGCCGGATGAGGCTGTCTATGCGGCGCTCGTAACGGATCTCAACGCCTCGGCCCAGTCTGCGGCAATCCTCGGACGCCGGCTGAACGCGCTTGATCCAGGCATGCGCACGGTGGTGCGCAAGGCGACCGCCGCGGCGCGTGAACTCGCCGCGGCGACGCCGGCTGAAATGAAGGCCGGGCTGATCGAAGCGGACGCGAAATGGGGCTCCCATGCCACCTGGTCGCTCATAAGGCACGAAACCCGGATCGCCACTGTCACGTTTCTGCTCTCGGCCGTCGACGTGCAAAGGGAAGACGGCGGGCTTGAGTTCAGGACAGGCGGCGAAGCGCTGTTCCTGCCGATCTTCCTTCGGACGCTGGCGATTTCCCTGACCGTGACGCTGATCTGCGTCGTCGTCGGCTATCCGGTCGCGTGGGTCATCGCGATGGCCTCACCGCGCACGGCCGGCTGGCTCATGCTGATGGTGCTGGTGCCGTTTTGGCTCTCAATCCTGGCGCGTACGGCCGCGTGGATCATCGTGCTGCAGGGAAACGGCCCTGTTAACAGCTTCCTGATGTCGATCGGTCTCACCGACGGGCCGCTCCAGCTGGTCTACAACCGCTTTGGCGTTGTCCTCGTCATGGTTCATGTCATGCTGCCGTTTCTGGTGCTGCCGCTGACCAATTCGATCCGCGCCATTCCGAAGGCCTATTTTCAGGCGGCTGCCAATCTCGGTGCTCCCCCGGTCCGGGCTTTCGTCCATGTGATCTTTCCGCTCACGGTGCCCGGCATGTGGGCCGGAGGCTTCATCGTGTTCATCCTTTCGATCGGCTACTACATCACGCCTGCCCTGGTGGGCGGCCCCAACGATCAGATGATCAGCTCCTTCATAGCCTTCTACACCAACCAGTCGATCAACTGGTCGCTTGCCTCCGCGCTCAGCGCCTGGCTGCTGGGCGGAATGCTCGTGCTGGTGATGTTGAGCCAGCGCGTCGTCGCTCCGATGATCCGGAGGGTCACATGA
- a CDS encoding ABC transporter permease translates to MRANASGRGWTLFVRVSAAVVFAFLLLPLLVLVPISLTSGTLLVLPTPGYSLRWYEDVIHNPIWINALRNSLVIASITMVAAVVLGTLAAIGVWRLAPKMRGMAIAVISVPIVTPAVIAAVAMFIFHAGIGLGGSMTSIVLGHITIAAPFVVITVLSSLDVFDNRLMMAAASLGAPPYRAFRHVMLPIITPGIISGAIFAFLTSFDEIVLVLFLGSPSVRTLPQELFSGIREQMSPSVAVIANTLIVFATAAIVAVEILRRRIMSVTVKT, encoded by the coding sequence ATGAGAGCCAATGCTTCCGGCCGGGGCTGGACCCTCTTCGTCCGCGTCTCGGCTGCGGTCGTGTTTGCGTTCCTTCTCCTGCCGCTTCTGGTTCTGGTCCCGATATCGCTGACGTCCGGCACGTTGCTGGTCCTGCCGACGCCGGGCTATTCCCTGCGCTGGTACGAGGACGTGATCCACAATCCGATATGGATCAATGCATTGCGCAACAGCCTGGTCATAGCGTCTATCACCATGGTCGCGGCCGTCGTTCTTGGCACTTTGGCGGCGATCGGCGTGTGGCGGCTTGCTCCAAAAATGCGAGGCATGGCAATAGCGGTCATCAGCGTCCCGATCGTGACGCCGGCGGTCATAGCCGCCGTGGCCATGTTCATCTTTCACGCCGGGATCGGGCTGGGCGGATCGATGACCAGCATCGTTCTGGGCCACATCACCATCGCGGCGCCGTTCGTGGTCATCACCGTGCTTTCGAGCCTCGACGTGTTCGACAACCGCCTGATGATGGCGGCTGCCAGTCTCGGTGCGCCGCCGTACAGAGCGTTTCGCCACGTAATGCTGCCTATAATCACCCCCGGGATCATCTCGGGCGCGATTTTCGCCTTTCTGACGTCTTTCGACGAAATCGTGCTCGTCCTGTTCCTTGGTAGTCCGAGCGTGCGTACCCTCCCGCAGGAACTGTTCAGCGGCATTCGCGAGCAGATGAGTCCGTCGGTGGCGGTCATCGCCAACACGCTGATCGTGTTCGCAACCGCCGCGATCGTTGCGGTCGAGATATTGCGCCGTCGCATCATGTCTGTCACCGTGAAGACATGA
- a CDS encoding SMP-30/gluconolactonase/LRE family protein has product MVDITCVVDARAELGEGTLWDPNEGVLWWIDIWSRLIHRYDPATGEDRTWETPEYLGCLGLRAKGGLVLTMANGFHFFDPETGRFEAIADPESHMPETRFNDGKPDRQGRFWSGTMFEAPGRPIEFVGSLYRMDADLSVHRIIEGVGCSNGLAWSPDSKTMYFSDSHSGRVDAYDFYPATGDVENRRTFIDMTVTGGVADGATVDAEGCYWVTIPVTSKVCRYDPDGKLMRTIVLPTDLPTCCEFGGKDLDILYVTTAVLKRPAEHFAGQKNPGGLFAIDAGVKGLTLPAFAG; this is encoded by the coding sequence GTGGTTGACATCACCTGCGTCGTCGACGCCCGCGCCGAACTCGGCGAAGGCACGCTGTGGGACCCGAATGAGGGCGTGCTCTGGTGGATCGACATCTGGTCGAGGCTGATCCATCGCTACGACCCAGCGACCGGCGAGGACAGGACATGGGAAACGCCAGAGTATCTCGGCTGCCTCGGTCTGCGCGCCAAGGGTGGGCTGGTGCTCACCATGGCGAACGGCTTCCACTTCTTCGATCCGGAAACGGGCAGGTTCGAGGCGATAGCCGATCCAGAAAGCCATATGCCGGAGACCCGCTTCAACGACGGCAAGCCTGATCGGCAAGGCCGCTTCTGGTCGGGTACGATGTTCGAGGCGCCGGGACGTCCCATCGAGTTCGTCGGCTCGCTCTACCGGATGGATGCAGACCTCTCCGTGCATCGCATCATCGAGGGCGTCGGCTGTTCGAACGGTCTCGCCTGGAGCCCGGATTCGAAGACGATGTATTTTTCGGACAGTCATTCGGGCCGCGTCGACGCCTATGATTTCTATCCGGCGACGGGCGACGTCGAGAACCGGCGCACCTTCATCGACATGACCGTGACCGGAGGCGTGGCGGACGGCGCCACGGTCGATGCCGAGGGTTGCTACTGGGTGACGATCCCGGTCACATCAAAAGTCTGCCGATACGATCCCGATGGCAAGCTGATGCGGACCATCGTGCTGCCGACCGATCTTCCAACCTGCTGCGAGTTCGGCGGCAAGGACCTTGACATCCTCTACGTCACCACGGCGGTGCTGAAGCGCCCTGCCGAACATTTCGCCGGGCAGAAAAACCCCGGCGGCCTTTTCGCGATCGACGCGGGCGTGAAGGGGCTGACATTGCCGGCCTTCGCCGGTTGA
- a CDS encoding ABC transporter permease, whose product MSGVVTEAGQSSTGKSLRDALLDRAPFLVACLMLVLIVIVYGTRQTGVFTLDELNLNTTAAMTLMLAATGQTIVLLRGGIDLSIGGMISLGTVIAATRFGDDAGSVVLWSGLILLLGLAVGVVNGLLISFFRLQPFLVTLATWSILNGVAMIILPSDGGKVPGWWLGFGYLQFLGLSSTVWMLIALLVFWLWFMATRLGITIRANGSNEKSAFLSGVSITRINAATYGLSGLFAAAAALYLTTQTGAGSPTIGRDYILPSVAAAVIGGVSLFGGRGHLAGTIIGAYILTLIGNLVFILRISSYWQPVASGVILLVAVLASAIAEKAARRQTA is encoded by the coding sequence ATGTCCGGCGTGGTCACCGAAGCAGGGCAAAGCTCCACCGGCAAGAGTTTGCGCGATGCGCTGCTCGACCGGGCGCCGTTCCTCGTCGCCTGTCTGATGCTGGTGCTGATCGTCATCGTCTACGGAACGCGGCAGACGGGCGTGTTCACGCTGGACGAACTCAACCTCAACACCACGGCGGCGATGACGCTGATGCTCGCCGCAACCGGACAGACCATCGTCCTGCTGCGCGGCGGCATCGATCTTTCGATCGGAGGCATGATCAGCCTTGGCACGGTGATCGCGGCGACCCGCTTCGGCGACGATGCCGGCAGCGTGGTCCTGTGGTCCGGGCTGATCCTGCTGCTCGGCCTCGCCGTCGGCGTCGTCAACGGCCTGCTGATCTCTTTCTTCCGCCTGCAACCCTTTCTGGTGACGCTGGCGACATGGTCGATCCTCAACGGCGTCGCCATGATCATCCTGCCGAGCGACGGCGGCAAGGTTCCGGGCTGGTGGCTGGGCTTCGGCTACCTGCAGTTCCTCGGGCTTTCCAGCACGGTGTGGATGCTCATCGCGCTGCTCGTCTTCTGGCTCTGGTTCATGGCGACCCGGCTCGGCATCACGATCCGCGCCAACGGCTCAAATGAGAAATCCGCCTTCCTGTCCGGCGTATCGATCACCCGCATCAATGCCGCGACGTATGGGCTTTCCGGCCTGTTCGCGGCAGCGGCCGCCCTCTATCTGACGACGCAGACAGGCGCAGGCTCGCCCACCATCGGCCGCGACTATATCCTGCCGTCGGTCGCGGCGGCCGTCATCGGCGGCGTGAGCCTTTTCGGCGGGCGCGGACATCTCGCCGGGACGATCATCGGCGCGTACATCCTGACGCTGATCGGCAATCTGGTCTTCATCCTGCGCATTTCCAGTTACTGGCAGCCCGTAGCCTCGGGCGTCATCCTTCTCGTCGCCGTGCTGGCCAGCGCGATCGCCGAAAAAGCCGCGCGGAGGCAGACGGCATGA